From Cellulomonas oligotrophica, a single genomic window includes:
- the cofG gene encoding 7,8-didemethyl-8-hydroxy-5-deazariboflavin synthase CofG — protein MRTPLPSPVPPPAPAAVADALAAVADGTAPDAATAEVLLHARGDDLDALLDAAGRVRDAGLAARGRAGVVTYSRKVFVPVTHLCRDRCHYCVFVDTPGGLARRGIAPYMEADEVVALAAQGAGLGCREALFTLGDRPEDRWPAAREWLDARGYASTVEYLHHLGTRVLAETGLLPHMNPGVMTWGELQRLRPVSPSMGMMLETTSRDLWAVRGNVHFGSPDKDPAVRLRVLADAGRSRVPFSTGLLLGIGETYADRVQTVLAIRDVHARFGHVQETIVQNFRAKPRTAMQGAPDLGTQEYVAAVAVTRLLLGPDAVVQAPPNLTDAGELALLLRAGVDDWGGVSPLTPDHVNPERPWPHLDDLARLTAASGFTLRQRLTVHAPFVRDRERWLDPALHAHVAAHADPTGLADEQAPVRGVPWRPVVLAGTAVVGPGTGRPGTGGPAVLVDDVRRALARAEDDPAGLTDAQYATLLGADGADLDALTVLADAVRADVVGAELTYVVNRNLDATLWRGDGDERPDALGPAEVAALVDEAWSLGATEICAQGAVPVSAGPEGYLDLARAVKAARPGVHLHAFRPAEVDDGARRTGTTRATYAAALRDAGVDTVPGTGARILDDALRAVLSDGQEVSVADWLDLVGTAHRAGLRSTSTLVYGHLEGPEHVVRHLRLLAALQDETGGFTELIPMPFVPGDAPAHVARRTRGGPSPRETRAVHAVARLALHGRVDHVQAAWPKLGVDGALAVLAGGADDLGGVLLDGTLRPDAGPEQGLQLTEADVARVAATLGRRVRRRSTTYGTPTSTAEPVAARVAAPGSAR, from the coding sequence GTGCGCACTCCGCTCCCCTCCCCCGTCCCGCCGCCCGCGCCCGCCGCCGTGGCGGACGCGCTGGCCGCCGTCGCGGACGGCACCGCCCCGGACGCCGCGACCGCCGAGGTCCTGCTGCACGCCCGCGGCGACGACCTCGACGCGCTGCTCGACGCCGCCGGTCGCGTCCGCGACGCCGGGCTCGCCGCCCGCGGGCGCGCGGGCGTGGTCACGTACTCGCGCAAGGTGTTCGTGCCGGTCACGCACCTGTGCCGCGACCGGTGCCACTACTGCGTCTTCGTCGACACCCCCGGCGGGCTCGCGCGCCGCGGGATCGCGCCGTACATGGAGGCCGACGAGGTCGTCGCGCTGGCCGCGCAGGGGGCGGGGCTCGGCTGCCGGGAGGCGCTGTTCACGCTCGGCGACCGGCCCGAGGACCGCTGGCCCGCAGCCCGGGAGTGGCTCGACGCCCGCGGGTACGCCTCCACCGTGGAGTATCTGCACCACCTGGGCACGCGGGTGCTGGCCGAGACGGGCCTGCTGCCGCACATGAACCCCGGCGTCATGACGTGGGGCGAGCTGCAGCGGCTGCGGCCCGTGTCGCCGTCGATGGGCATGATGCTGGAGACGACGTCGCGCGACCTGTGGGCGGTGCGCGGCAACGTGCACTTCGGCTCCCCCGACAAGGACCCCGCGGTGCGGCTGCGGGTGCTGGCGGACGCGGGCCGCTCGCGCGTGCCGTTCAGCACCGGCCTGCTGCTGGGCATCGGCGAGACGTACGCCGACCGCGTGCAGACCGTGCTGGCGATCCGTGACGTGCACGCCCGGTTCGGGCACGTGCAGGAGACGATCGTGCAGAACTTCCGCGCCAAGCCCCGCACGGCCATGCAGGGCGCCCCCGACCTCGGCACGCAGGAGTACGTGGCCGCCGTCGCGGTGACCCGCCTGCTGCTCGGCCCCGACGCCGTGGTCCAGGCGCCGCCCAACCTCACCGACGCCGGCGAGCTCGCGCTGCTGCTGCGCGCGGGCGTCGACGACTGGGGCGGGGTCAGCCCGCTCACGCCCGACCACGTCAACCCCGAGCGGCCCTGGCCGCACCTGGACGACCTCGCGCGCCTGACCGCAGCGAGCGGGTTCACGCTGCGCCAGCGGCTGACCGTGCACGCGCCGTTCGTGCGCGACCGCGAGCGCTGGCTCGACCCGGCGCTGCACGCGCACGTCGCCGCGCACGCCGACCCGACGGGCCTCGCCGACGAGCAGGCGCCCGTGCGGGGCGTGCCGTGGCGGCCGGTCGTGCTGGCCGGCACGGCGGTGGTCGGGCCGGGCACGGGCAGGCCGGGGACGGGCGGGCCTGCGGTGCTCGTCGACGACGTGCGCCGGGCGCTCGCGCGCGCCGAGGACGACCCCGCGGGGCTGACGGACGCCCAGTACGCGACGCTGCTGGGCGCGGACGGCGCCGACCTCGACGCGCTGACGGTGCTGGCCGACGCGGTGCGGGCGGACGTCGTCGGCGCGGAGCTGACGTACGTGGTGAACCGGAACCTGGACGCGACGCTGTGGCGGGGGGACGGCGACGAGCGGCCCGACGCGCTGGGGCCGGCCGAGGTCGCCGCGCTGGTCGACGAGGCCTGGTCGCTCGGCGCCACGGAGATCTGCGCGCAGGGCGCCGTCCCGGTGTCGGCCGGGCCCGAGGGGTACCTCGACCTGGCCCGGGCGGTCAAGGCGGCGCGGCCCGGGGTGCACCTGCACGCGTTCCGGCCCGCGGAGGTCGACGACGGCGCGCGACGGACCGGGACGACGCGGGCGACGTACGCGGCGGCGCTGCGGGACGCGGGCGTGGACACCGTGCCCGGCACGGGGGCGCGGATCCTCGACGACGCGCTGCGGGCGGTGCTCTCGGACGGGCAGGAGGTGTCGGTCGCGGACTGGCTGGACCTGGTCGGGACGGCGCACCGGGCGGGTCTGCGGTCCACGTCGACGCTGGTCTACGGGCACCTCGAGGGCCCGGAGCACGTGGTGCGGCACCTGCGCCTGCTCGCGGCGCTGCAGGACGAGACGGGTGGATTCACCGAGCTGATCCCCATGCCGTTCGTGCCGGGCGACGCGCCGGCGCACGTGGCGCGCCGGACGCGGGGCGGGCCGTCGCCGCGCGAGACGCGGGCCGTGCACGCGGTGGCGCGCCTCGCGCTGCACGGGCGGGTGGACCACGTGCAGGCGGCCTGGCCCAAGCTCGGGGTCGACGGGGCGCTGGCGGTGCTCGCGGGCGGTGCGGACGACCTGGGCGGGGTGCTGCTGGACGGGACGCTGCGCCCCGACGCCGGGCCGGAGCAGGGCCTGCAGCTGACGGAGGCGGACGTGGCCCGGGTGGCCGCGACGCTGGGGCGGCGCGTGCGGCGGCGGTCGACGACGTACGGCACCCCGACGAGCACGGCGGAGCCGGTGGCGGCGCGGGTCGCCGCACCGGGGTCGGCCCGGTGA